In uncultured Cohaesibacter sp., a genomic segment contains:
- a CDS encoding ATP-binding protein: MALDTRKSGLAPSADLDRLVGGGPMSRLYSARWTLIVVTIGLVWIAIQNDGEVWRAGLVLLAAVVATMFFPRRRKVTRLKAKVEARRRAIIPDLHMRNLAAALPDPCFILDRRGIVRFANQAGSTIFGNVKEGDPLSFRIRQPDMLAALDNVLDGGPIEKVDYTLKSHSERFYEAWVTPIHMNAEPEKNSRPEFILLLLHDQTEQKNMARMRADFVANASHELRTPLASVIGFIETLQGPAKDDSVARGRFLAIMLDQAERMSRLVSDLLSLSRIEMRAHVLPDTRVDVSKIMRHVIDSLSPLAADLNVSIATGGLDEELWVAGDRDELVQVFENLVENALKYGKDGEKVEVNCSQVVDAADGRDYYAINVRDFGPGIPQEHLPRLTERFYRVDVASSREQKGTGLGLAIVKHILTRHRGKLLVESTPGEGATFQVRLPAIKAADL; the protein is encoded by the coding sequence ATGGCACTCGACACGCGCAAATCCGGCCTTGCACCTTCAGCTGATCTGGACCGCCTCGTCGGCGGCGGCCCAATGAGCAGACTCTATAGTGCACGCTGGACGCTGATTGTCGTTACCATCGGCCTTGTCTGGATTGCCATTCAGAATGACGGCGAGGTTTGGCGCGCCGGTCTCGTGCTTCTGGCTGCGGTCGTTGCCACGATGTTTTTCCCGCGCCGCCGCAAGGTGACGCGCCTCAAGGCCAAGGTGGAAGCACGGCGCAGGGCCATCATCCCGGACCTGCACATGCGCAATCTGGCCGCCGCCCTGCCCGATCCCTGCTTCATCCTGGATCGGCGTGGCATCGTTCGCTTTGCCAATCAGGCCGGGTCGACCATCTTTGGTAACGTCAAGGAGGGCGACCCGCTGTCCTTCCGGATACGCCAGCCTGACATGCTGGCGGCGCTCGACAATGTGCTCGATGGCGGTCCGATCGAAAAGGTCGACTATACTCTCAAGAGCCACAGTGAGCGCTTCTATGAAGCGTGGGTCACACCCATTCACATGAACGCGGAGCCGGAAAAGAATAGTCGGCCGGAATTCATCCTGCTGCTGCTGCATGACCAGACCGAACAGAAGAACATGGCCCGTATGCGCGCCGACTTCGTCGCCAACGCCAGCCACGAGCTGCGCACCCCCCTCGCCTCGGTGATTGGCTTCATTGAGACACTGCAGGGACCGGCAAAAGACGACAGTGTGGCGCGGGGCCGTTTTCTCGCCATCATGCTGGATCAGGCCGAGCGGATGTCCCGCCTCGTCTCCGACCTCCTGTCCCTGTCGCGAATCGAAATGCGCGCCCACGTTCTGCCGGACACAAGAGTCGACGTCAGCAAGATCATGCGCCACGTGATCGACAGTCTCTCGCCTCTGGCTGCGGATCTGAATGTCTCGATTGCCACAGGCGGCCTTGATGAGGAACTGTGGGTGGCCGGAGACCGGGACGAACTGGTTCAGGTATTCGAGAATCTCGTCGAGAATGCACTCAAATATGGCAAGGATGGCGAGAAGGTGGAGGTCAACTGCAGCCAGGTGGTCGATGCCGCAGACGGCCGTGACTATTACGCCATCAATGTCAGGGACTTCGGCCCCGGCATCCCGCAGGAGCATCTGCCACGCCTTACGGAGCGCTTCTATCGTGTCGATGTCGCCTCGTCGCGCGAGCAGAAGGGCACGGGGCTGGGGCTGGCCATCGTGAAACATATTCTCACGCGCCACCGCGGCAAGCTTCTTGTCGAGAGCACGCCCGGCGAGGGAGCGACCTTTCAGGTCCGTCTTCCTGCCATAAAAGCTGCGGATTTGTGA
- the pstB gene encoding phosphate ABC transporter ATP-binding protein PstB, with amino-acid sequence MQDTNQTFKADSDVRSNPIKMSGEKVTVHYGAKQALFDVDLKIEENQVTSLIGPSGCGKSTFLRCLNRMNDTIDICRVGGTIKLDSTDIYNPDVDVVELRARVGMVFQKANPFPKSIFENVAYGPRIHGLCRTKAEMDEIVVTSLQKAGLFEEIKDRLDEPGTGLSGGQQQRLCIARAIAVSPEVILMDEPCSALDPIATAKVEELIDELRENYTIVIVTHSMQQAARVSQRTAFFHMGNLVEEGPTDQIFTNPVDQRTQDYITGRFG; translated from the coding sequence ATGCAGGATACCAACCAGACCTTCAAGGCGGACAGCGATGTCCGTTCCAACCCGATCAAGATGTCGGGTGAAAAAGTGACCGTTCACTATGGTGCAAAGCAGGCCCTGTTCGATGTCGATCTGAAGATCGAGGAAAATCAGGTGACGTCGCTGATCGGCCCGTCCGGCTGTGGCAAGTCCACCTTCCTGCGCTGCCTCAACCGCATGAATGACACCATCGACATCTGCCGTGTCGGCGGTACCATTAAGCTCGACAGCACGGATATCTACAATCCGGACGTCGATGTGGTCGAGCTGCGTGCCCGCGTCGGCATGGTGTTCCAGAAGGCCAACCCGTTCCCGAAAAGCATCTTCGAGAATGTCGCCTATGGTCCGCGCATCCACGGCCTTTGCCGCACCAAGGCGGAGATGGACGAGATTGTCGTCACCTCCTTGCAGAAGGCTGGCCTGTTCGAGGAAATCAAGGACCGTCTCGATGAGCCGGGCACCGGTCTTTCCGGTGGCCAGCAGCAGCGCCTTTGCATTGCCCGCGCCATTGCCGTCAGCCCCGAAGTCATCCTGATGGACGAGCCCTGCTCGGCGCTCGACCCGATTGCCACGGCCAAGGTCGAGGAACTGATCGACGAGCTGCGGGAGAATTACACGATCGTCATCGTGACCCATTCCATGCAGCAGGCCGCTCGCGTTTCCCAGCGCACTGCCTTCTTCCATATGGGCAATCTGGTTGAGGAAGGTCCGACTGACCAGATCTTTACCAACCCGGTTGATCAGAGAACCCAGGATTATATCACCGGCCGTTTCGGCTAA
- the phoU gene encoding phosphate signaling complex protein PhoU: protein MSEHTVSSYDDDLRGLTGRIAEMGGQAERMVEESINALMRQDVAAAQATAAKDAAINKMDQEIEEKAVLIIARRQPMAQDLRQIIGALRIATDLERVADLGKNIARATSALEGKSPPKQLLHGIEHMAEIALDQLRSVLDAYTTSDANAAIAVVKRDDEVDLLYRSLFREFLTYMMEDPRNISYCANLLFVAKHLERVGDHATNIAESVYYVKTGKVMEDRTL, encoded by the coding sequence ATGAGCGAACATACAGTCAGCTCCTATGATGACGACCTGCGTGGCTTGACCGGTCGCATCGCCGAAATGGGTGGTCAGGCCGAGCGCATGGTAGAGGAATCCATCAACGCCCTGATGCGTCAGGACGTGGCGGCAGCACAGGCAACGGCTGCCAAGGATGCCGCCATCAACAAGATGGATCAGGAAATCGAGGAAAAGGCCGTCCTGATCATTGCCCGCCGCCAGCCGATGGCTCAGGACCTTCGCCAGATCATCGGTGCGTTGCGCATCGCGACCGATCTGGAACGCGTGGCCGATCTGGGCAAGAACATTGCCCGCGCCACCAGTGCGCTTGAAGGCAAGTCGCCTCCCAAGCAGCTGCTGCACGGCATCGAACACATGGCCGAGATCGCCCTCGACCAGCTGCGCTCCGTGCTTGACGCCTACACCACGTCTGACGCAAACGCCGCCATTGCCGTGGTCAAGCGCGACGACGAGGTGGACCTGCTCTATCGCTCGCTGTTCCGCGAATTCCTCACCTATATGATGGAAGATCCGCGTAACATCAGCTACTGCGCCAACCTGCTGTTTGTCGCCAAGCATCTGGAACGCGTCGGCGACCATGCCACCAACATTGCCGAAAGCGTCTACTATGTGAAGACCGGCAAGGTGATGGAAGATCGCACCCTGTAA
- the pstA gene encoding phosphate ABC transporter permease PstA, whose product MTDTANQSTKILATSKNRDLGLKRRYGRERRFRAMGVAAITMGVLFLFLLFWSIVTKGYTAFQQTKIHLDIYLSEQLIDPSGNRDINVIQMPIRYNKVLEAAIYKAAGIDPKDKTKRNAMRDAKSLLSKGASVDLRDLVVENPSLIGTRIDYWALADGDVDSFLKGQIPRDIPESKRKINDAQIAIIDDMTDKGVLAKQFNSNLFFNGPSSRPESAGIAVAVIGSVFMMLIVLVLALPIGVAASIYLEEFAPKNRWTDFIEVNINNLAAVPSIVFGLLGLAVFINFAGLPRSASLVGGLVLTLMTLPTIIIATRSALKAVPPSIREAALGVGASKTQAIFHHVLPLATPGILTGTIIGLAQALGETAPLLMIGMVAFIKDFPATPLDPATALPVQIYMWSGEAQRAFTERTSAAILILLAFLALMNISAVLLRRRFERRW is encoded by the coding sequence ATGACTGATACAGCCAACCAATCAACCAAGATCCTTGCAACCAGCAAGAATCGTGACCTGGGCCTCAAAAGGCGCTACGGTCGAGAGCGCCGCTTCCGGGCGATGGGCGTCGCGGCCATTACCATGGGTGTTCTGTTCCTGTTTCTTCTGTTCTGGTCGATTGTCACCAAGGGCTATACCGCCTTTCAGCAGACCAAGATCCATCTGGACATCTATCTCAGCGAGCAGTTGATCGATCCGTCGGGCAACCGCGACATCAACGTCATACAGATGCCGATCCGCTACAACAAGGTTCTGGAAGCCGCCATCTACAAGGCCGCCGGAATCGATCCCAAGGACAAGACCAAACGCAACGCCATGCGCGATGCCAAGAGCCTGCTGTCCAAGGGTGCATCGGTTGACCTGCGCGATCTGGTGGTCGAGAACCCGAGCCTCATCGGCACCCGCATCGATTATTGGGCATTGGCCGACGGCGACGTGGACAGCTTCCTGAAGGGTCAGATCCCGCGCGACATTCCTGAATCCAAGCGCAAGATCAACGACGCCCAGATCGCGATCATCGATGACATGACCGACAAGGGTGTGCTTGCGAAACAGTTCAACAGCAATCTGTTCTTCAACGGCCCGTCTTCCAGACCCGAGTCCGCCGGTATTGCGGTTGCGGTTATCGGTTCGGTTTTCATGATGCTGATCGTTTTGGTTCTGGCCTTGCCGATCGGTGTTGCCGCCTCAATCTATCTTGAGGAATTCGCACCGAAAAACCGCTGGACCGACTTTATCGAGGTGAACATCAACAACCTTGCCGCAGTGCCGTCCATCGTCTTTGGTCTGCTGGGGCTTGCGGTATTCATCAACTTTGCCGGTCTGCCGCGTTCAGCCTCGCTTGTTGGCGGTCTGGTGCTGACCCTGATGACACTGCCGACCATCATCATCGCCACCCGGTCGGCGCTGAAGGCGGTTCCGCCCTCGATCCGTGAAGCCGCTCTGGGCGTGGGGGCTTCCAAGACGCAGGCGATCTTCCATCATGTCCTGCCGCTGGCAACGCCTGGCATTCTGACTGGCACCATCATCGGTCTGGCGCAGGCTCTGGGCGAAACGGCACCGCTGCTGATGATCGGCATGGTAGCCTTCATCAAGGATTTCCCGGCGACCCCGCTTGACCCGGCAACGGCCCTGCCCGTTCAGATCTACATGTGGTCGGGCGAGGCCCAGCGCGCCTTCACCGAGCGTACGTCAGCCGCGATCCTGATCCTTCTGGCGTTCCTTGCGCTGATGAACATTTCCGCGGTGCTTTTGCGCCGCCGCTTCGAGCGTCGCTGGTAA
- the apaG gene encoding Co2+/Mg2+ efflux protein ApaG translates to MQKYTATTGSIQVLVVPEYQPEQSTPDRGQHVWAYHVEICNHGQADIKLQARYWRIIDAQGRIQEVHGSGVVGERPRIVAGNSFKYSSGCPLDSESGFMSGHYEMETDDGLTFEVIIPTFSLDIPDMAKTIN, encoded by the coding sequence GTGCAGAAATACACAGCGACGACCGGATCCATTCAAGTCTTGGTTGTGCCGGAATACCAGCCGGAACAATCAACCCCGGACAGAGGGCAACATGTATGGGCCTATCATGTCGAAATCTGCAATCACGGGCAGGCAGACATCAAGCTTCAGGCACGTTACTGGCGCATCATTGACGCGCAGGGGCGGATTCAGGAAGTCCATGGCAGCGGAGTGGTGGGCGAGCGCCCGCGTATTGTGGCCGGTAATTCCTTCAAATATAGCTCCGGCTGCCCGCTGGACAGCGAGAGCGGTTTCATGTCCGGCCACTATGAGATGGAAACGGATGACGGCTTGACCTTCGAAGTCATCATTCCAACCTTCTCGCTGGACATTCCGGATATGGCCAAGACCATCAACTAA
- the pstC gene encoding phosphate ABC transporter permease subunit PstC, giving the protein MSPLWLLAAIVVFALIGAALGRNRAVSCVNGNIAELHSRPGYYGSYVMIWTALPAVFFMVAVLIAQPFFNSSIIDSELRTGYSRSCDREMARIEGDADAKVPAICTDKEQYETLDTRRTLMRSVVESVAVGVSLLDQATADKLHNGLVAVRPTLKEVGVALAEDVPTPVVDAANRLNEAKKTGDHILLGGVGLLLIIGLALSYLRVSPRLRARNLVETNIKIALVLASSIAILTTVGIVMSMLFEAIHFFNKVSLSNFFFGTQWDPRFTSAGRAGGEEGSFGLLPLIWGTLYISLVALLVAVPIGMFAAIYMAEYASNAVRAIAKPLLEILAGIPTIVYGFFALVTVGPFLHDAGATIGLNISATSVLTAGFVMGIMLIPFISSLSDDIITAVPQSLRDGSLGLGATKSETIKKVILPAALPGIVGSILLAASRAIGETMIVVMAAGIAANLTLNPFEAVTTVTVKIVSQLTGDLEFNSPQTLVAFALGITLFVITLGLNIFALHIVRKYREQYD; this is encoded by the coding sequence ATGAGCCCGTTATGGCTTTTGGCAGCTATCGTTGTTTTCGCGCTGATCGGTGCAGCTCTGGGGCGCAATCGCGCCGTGTCCTGCGTCAACGGAAACATCGCTGAGCTTCATTCCCGTCCCGGATATTACGGGTCCTATGTGATGATATGGACCGCGCTTCCGGCGGTTTTCTTCATGGTCGCAGTGCTCATTGCACAGCCCTTCTTCAACAGTTCAATTATCGATTCCGAACTGCGCACCGGCTACAGCCGGTCGTGTGACCGGGAAATGGCCCGCATTGAAGGAGATGCGGATGCCAAGGTTCCGGCCATCTGCACAGACAAGGAACAGTATGAAACCCTCGACACCCGCCGCACCCTCATGAGGAGCGTGGTTGAAAGTGTTGCTGTCGGGGTCAGCCTGCTTGACCAGGCAACCGCCGACAAGCTGCACAACGGCCTTGTCGCCGTGCGCCCGACCCTGAAAGAGGTTGGGGTGGCTCTGGCAGAGGACGTGCCGACCCCGGTTGTCGATGCTGCCAACCGGCTCAATGAAGCCAAGAAGACCGGCGACCATATTCTGCTTGGTGGCGTGGGGCTGCTGCTGATCATTGGGCTGGCGCTCTCCTACCTGCGCGTTTCGCCGCGACTGCGCGCCAGAAACCTGGTGGAAACCAACATCAAGATTGCGCTGGTGCTGGCCTCCTCGATCGCCATTCTGACGACGGTCGGCATCGTCATGTCGATGCTGTTCGAAGCCATCCATTTCTTCAACAAGGTATCGCTGTCCAACTTCTTCTTCGGAACCCAGTGGGACCCGCGCTTCACCTCTGCCGGACGGGCCGGTGGTGAGGAAGGCTCCTTCGGTCTGCTGCCGCTGATCTGGGGTACGCTCTATATTTCGCTCGTCGCGCTGCTGGTTGCCGTGCCGATCGGCATGTTCGCCGCTATCTATATGGCTGAATATGCCAGCAACGCGGTTCGGGCCATTGCCAAGCCACTGCTCGAAATCCTTGCTGGTATCCCCACCATCGTCTACGGCTTCTTTGCGCTGGTCACGGTCGGCCCGTTCCTCCATGATGCCGGAGCGACGATAGGGTTGAATATTTCCGCAACGTCGGTGCTCACGGCAGGCTTCGTCATGGGGATCATGCTGATCCCGTTCATTTCCTCCCTGTCGGACGATATCATCACGGCCGTGCCACAATCGCTGCGTGATGGCTCCCTAGGCCTTGGCGCAACCAAGTCAGAAACCATCAAGAAGGTCATCTTGCCTGCTGCTCTGCCGGGTATCGTCGGCTCCATCCTGCTGGCCGCGTCGCGTGCCATCGGCGAGACGATGATCGTGGTGATGGCAGCCGGCATTGCCGCCAACCTGACGCTCAACCCGTTTGAAGCCGTGACCACCGTGACCGTCAAGATCGTCAGCCAGCTGACGGGCGACCTCGAGTTCAACTCGCCCCAGACCCTTGTGGCCTTCGCGCTGGGTATCACCCTGTTCGTTATTACGCTCGGCCTCAACATCTTTGCCCTGCACATCGTGCGGAAATATCGGGAGCAGTATGACTGA
- a CDS encoding CDP-alcohol phosphatidyltransferase family protein, with protein MLDAQLKRLIDPSITRIGKMIAARGVTPNQITCLGLLIGSGAAVAIACELYWLGLALMVLSRLMDGLDGAVARAGHKTDLGGYLDIVFDFIFYGLIPLAFAIARPENALPAAVLLMVFYANGASFLAFAIMAEKRKLSTESHGSKSLYFTGGLAEAGETYAVFALFCLFPDWFGWFAYAFAAITAITTISRILLARELFDDQEGYTVESDTAG; from the coding sequence ATGCTTGATGCTCAATTGAAAAGGCTTATCGATCCGTCCATTACGCGCATCGGCAAAATGATCGCAGCGCGTGGGGTCACGCCCAACCAGATCACCTGCCTCGGGCTGTTGATCGGAAGTGGTGCGGCGGTGGCGATCGCCTGTGAGTTGTATTGGCTCGGGCTGGCCCTGATGGTGCTGAGCCGCCTGATGGATGGGCTCGATGGTGCCGTTGCCCGGGCCGGTCACAAGACGGACCTTGGAGGTTATCTCGATATTGTTTTCGACTTCATCTTTTACGGCCTCATTCCGCTGGCTTTTGCTATTGCCAGACCGGAAAATGCCCTGCCGGCAGCGGTGCTGCTGATGGTCTTCTATGCCAACGGTGCCAGCTTTCTGGCCTTTGCCATCATGGCCGAAAAGAGAAAGCTGTCTACCGAGAGCCACGGCTCCAAGTCGCTCTATTTTACCGGTGGTCTGGCCGAAGCGGGGGAGACCTACGCGGTGTTTGCACTCTTCTGCCTGTTCCCTGATTGGTTCGGCTGGTTCGCCTATGCCTTCGCCGCCATCACTGCCATCACCACCATCTCGCGGATTCTGCTGGCCAGAGAGCTGTTTGACGACCAGGAGGGATATACAGTCGAGAGTGACACTGCAGGATAG
- the phoB gene encoding phosphate regulon transcriptional regulator PhoB, whose product MSPKVMIVEDEEALSLLLRYNLEAEGYQVEVIARGDEAESRLQEELPDLLLLDWMLPGLSGIELCRRLRAKPKTVKLPVIMLTARGEESERIRGLSTGADDYVVKPFSVPELMARVRAILRRASPDLVATILKAGDLELNRETHRVKRANREVNLGPTEYRLLEFLMQNPGRVYSREQLLDGVWGHDVYVDERTVDVHVGRLRKTINRGRAKDPIRTVRGSGYSFDDQFSVE is encoded by the coding sequence ATGAGCCCGAAAGTCATGATCGTTGAAGATGAAGAAGCCCTCAGTCTGCTTCTTCGCTATAATCTTGAGGCCGAGGGCTATCAGGTTGAAGTGATCGCGCGCGGCGATGAAGCCGAAAGCCGCCTGCAGGAAGAACTGCCAGACCTGTTGCTGCTCGACTGGATGTTGCCCGGCCTGTCCGGTATCGAGCTGTGCAGACGGTTGCGCGCCAAGCCGAAGACCGTCAAGCTGCCGGTTATCATGCTGACGGCCAGAGGCGAGGAATCCGAACGGATCAGGGGACTTTCGACTGGTGCTGACGACTATGTCGTCAAGCCATTCTCCGTGCCCGAGCTGATGGCCCGCGTCCGCGCCATCCTGCGCCGGGCCAGCCCTGATCTCGTAGCCACGATCCTGAAGGCCGGAGATCTGGAACTCAACCGGGAAACCCACCGGGTCAAACGCGCCAATCGCGAAGTCAATCTGGGGCCAACCGAATATCGTCTGCTGGAGTTCCTGATGCAGAATCCGGGCCGTGTCTACTCGCGCGAGCAGCTGCTCGATGGTGTCTGGGGCCATGATGTCTATGTCGATGAGCGCACTGTCGACGTCCATGTCGGCCGCCTGCGCAAGACGATCAATCGTGGTCGCGCCAAGGACCCGATCCGAACCGTGCGTGGCTCCGGCTACAGCTTCGACGATCAGTTCTCCGTCGAGTAG
- a CDS encoding L,D-transpeptidase family protein, which translates to MVATVLGDKMKIKGQLFLTAGFLLSSVSAGLATETSLEEVAGAGTATEAVQAALENAGDEPIQIIVSRKDQRLKVYRGQEVIATSRVSTGKAGHSTPTGIFSILEKKRQHFSNIYDSASMPYMQRLTWSGVALHESNSVPNYPASHGCVRLPRGFASELFSMTERGAHVIIANREAEPQLIESATLFQPENAELADKLSELSLGPAEPVKGHGKLELLSDKPSEDPLAAKLSMRLNLLDQVRQSKAPIRVFITREPRGNLVREVQVMLNSLGFDAGEPDGLAGKATYSAVRAFVEARKSSIEATTEPLKAVIDKDLLAALYHAAGKGEVPTGHIYVRSNFKPLFDAPIMIKNPSEPLGVHLLTATHSTSEAGKLSWLSVNLTDRYNETMQSSLGLEWDQKQGGLVASADVLDRIEIPEEVRAQIDLLVNSGSSITISDRGFSRETTPVGTDFIVLTKPDLPSSRPVRQASAAERQKVMKPKKLARNDKSAEADEKPARKGLFSLLMNRGASLTELKTR; encoded by the coding sequence ATGGTTGCGACAGTTTTGGGGGACAAGATGAAGATCAAAGGGCAATTGTTTCTGACGGCAGGATTTCTCCTATCAAGCGTGAGCGCAGGCTTGGCGACGGAAACGTCTCTTGAAGAGGTCGCAGGAGCCGGCACGGCAACCGAAGCAGTTCAGGCCGCACTGGAAAATGCCGGGGATGAGCCGATCCAGATTATCGTTTCCCGCAAGGATCAGCGCCTCAAGGTCTACCGTGGACAGGAGGTCATCGCCACCTCCCGTGTGTCGACTGGCAAGGCCGGGCACTCGACCCCGACCGGTATCTTCTCCATCCTTGAGAAAAAGCGCCAGCATTTTTCCAATATCTACGACAGTGCCTCGATGCCCTACATGCAGCGCCTGACATGGTCTGGTGTGGCCCTGCATGAATCCAATTCCGTTCCCAACTATCCGGCTTCTCACGGCTGCGTGCGGTTGCCGCGCGGGTTTGCCAGCGAACTGTTTTCCATGACAGAGCGCGGCGCCCATGTGATCATCGCCAACCGCGAGGCCGAACCGCAACTGATTGAAAGCGCCACGCTGTTCCAGCCTGAAAATGCCGAACTGGCCGACAAGCTCTCCGAGCTGAGCCTTGGTCCGGCCGAGCCGGTCAAGGGGCATGGCAAGCTGGAGCTGCTGTCCGACAAGCCGTCCGAGGACCCGCTGGCTGCCAAATTGTCTATGCGTCTCAATCTTCTTGATCAGGTCAGGCAGAGCAAGGCCCCGATCCGGGTGTTCATCACCCGCGAGCCACGCGGCAATCTTGTGCGTGAGGTTCAGGTCATGCTCAACAGCCTCGGGTTTGATGCCGGTGAGCCGGACGGTCTGGCAGGCAAAGCGACCTACAGCGCCGTTAGAGCCTTTGTCGAGGCTCGAAAGAGCAGCATTGAAGCCACCACCGAGCCGCTCAAAGCGGTCATCGACAAGGATCTGCTGGCTGCGCTTTATCATGCCGCTGGCAAGGGCGAAGTACCCACTGGTCATATCTATGTACGCTCCAACTTCAAGCCGCTGTTCGATGCGCCGATCATGATCAAGAACCCGTCTGAACCACTCGGCGTTCATCTGCTGACTGCTACCCACTCGACCTCGGAAGCAGGCAAGCTGAGCTGGTTGTCGGTCAATCTGACCGATCGCTATAACGAGACGATGCAGAGCAGCCTTGGGCTTGAATGGGATCAGAAGCAGGGGGGGCTGGTTGCCTCTGCCGATGTGCTTGACCGCATCGAGATTCCTGAAGAGGTACGCGCCCAGATCGACCTGCTGGTCAACAGCGGCTCGTCCATAACGATTTCTGATCGCGGCTTCAGTCGCGAGACCACCCCGGTGGGAACCGATTTCATTGTTCTGACCAAACCTGATCTGCCGTCTTCCAGGCCGGTGAGGCAGGCCAGCGCTGCTGAACGTCAGAAGGTGATGAAGCCAAAAAAGCTGGCAAGAAACGACAAGTCAGCCGAGGCCGATGAGAAGCCAGCAAGAAAAGGACTCTTCTCGCTGCTGATGAACCGAGGAGCCAGCCTGACGGAACTCAAGACCCGTTGA
- a CDS encoding VOC family protein, which yields MEPRISLITLGVRDLERSVHFYRDGLGWPTSHEPGQGVAFFKTWGTVFALYPIAEMAKEIPDGSFTPQAGACGITLAHNCREQQDVDALMALALAAGGQLKKAASETFWGGYSGYFSDPDGYLWEIAWGAFPIGEDGHLILP from the coding sequence ATGGAACCACGGATCTCATTGATCACGCTCGGCGTCAGAGACCTTGAGCGCTCTGTCCACTTCTATCGTGACGGCCTGGGCTGGCCGACAAGCCATGAGCCCGGACAAGGGGTGGCCTTTTTCAAGACATGGGGCACGGTGTTTGCCCTCTATCCGATCGCGGAAATGGCCAAGGAGATTCCTGATGGCAGCTTCACCCCACAGGCTGGCGCCTGCGGTATCACGCTGGCCCACAATTGTCGCGAACAGCAGGATGTCGATGCCCTGATGGCTCTGGCGCTTGCAGCGGGCGGGCAGCTGAAGAAAGCGGCCAGCGAAACATTCTGGGGTGGTTACAGCGGCTATTTTTCCGACCCGGACGGCTACCTGTGGGAGATCGCATGGGGCGCCTTCCCCATCGGAGAAGACGGCCATCTGATCCTGCCGTAA
- a CDS encoding substrate-binding domain-containing protein, with protein sequence MKFASFASAAAIAATAVLAGTAAQARDQVQVAGSSTVLPYATIVAEAFGENYPDFKTPVVESGGSSAGLKQFCAGAGEDTIDIANASRKIKDAEIKTCAENGVKEIMEVKIGYDGIVFASDVNGPDFAFEPVNWFNALAPKIVKDGKLVDNSNTKWSDIDASFPDWEIAAYIPGEKHGTREVFETKVLEAGCKASGAYDLYIASGLDKKAAASECFKVRKDGKAIDIDGDYTETLARIDSNKTGFGVFGLAFYENNMDKLKVATMSGIAPNAAVIADGTYPVSRPLYFYVKKSHLGVIPGLQEYVDFFMSDDMTGEGSPTSEYGLVPAPEAEREAIKAAIAEGKTL encoded by the coding sequence GTGAAATTCGCTTCTTTTGCTAGCGCAGCTGCTATTGCTGCCACCGCCGTTCTCGCAGGTACCGCAGCTCAGGCTCGTGATCAGGTTCAGGTAGCCGGATCTTCCACCGTGCTTCCTTATGCAACCATCGTTGCTGAAGCTTTTGGCGAAAACTACCCAGATTTCAAAACCCCGGTTGTTGAATCCGGCGGCTCTTCCGCTGGTCTGAAGCAGTTCTGCGCAGGCGCTGGTGAAGACACCATCGACATTGCCAACGCTTCCCGCAAGATCAAAGACGCTGAAATCAAGACCTGCGCTGAAAACGGCGTCAAGGAAATCATGGAAGTCAAGATCGGTTACGACGGCATTGTTTTCGCTTCCGACGTAAACGGCCCGGACTTCGCTTTCGAGCCGGTCAACTGGTTCAACGCCCTGGCTCCGAAGATCGTCAAGGACGGCAAGCTGGTCGACAACTCCAATACCAAATGGTCTGATATCGACGCTTCCTTCCCGGATTGGGAAATCGCTGCCTACATCCCTGGCGAAAAGCACGGTACTCGTGAAGTTTTCGAAACCAAGGTTCTGGAAGCTGGCTGCAAGGCCTCTGGTGCTTATGACCTGTACATCGCTTCCGGCCTCGACAAGAAAGCCGCAGCAAGTGAATGCTTCAAGGTTCGCAAGGACGGTAAAGCCATCGACATCGACGGCGATTACACCGAAACCCTTGCTCGCATCGACAGCAACAAAACCGGCTTCGGCGTCTTCGGTCTTGCCTTCTACGAAAACAACATGGACAAGCTGAAAGTGGCGACCATGTCCGGCATTGCCCCGAACGCTGCAGTGATCGCAGACGGCACCTATCCGGTTTCCCGTCCGCTGTACTTCTACGTCAAGAAGTCTCACCTGGGCGTCATCCCTGGCCTGCAGGAATATGTTGACTTCTTCATGTCCGACGACATGACCGGCGAAGGCTCCCCGACCTCTGAATACGGTCTGGTTCCTGCTCCGGAAGCAGAACGCGAAGCCATCAAGGCCGCGATTGCTGAAGGCAAAACCCTTTAA